The Paraburkholderia sabiae genome includes a region encoding these proteins:
- a CDS encoding DUF427 domain-containing protein, with product MSNNTAPNTAKTVKIPGPDHPITIERNPSRVVVIVAGRTVADTRSALTLREAHYPPVFYVPRKDVDMTLLERTDHSTYCPYKGDAAYFSIPSGGERAVNAIWTYESPFPAVEPIRDHLAFYHDRVDSIEERA from the coding sequence ATGTCCAACAACACCGCGCCGAACACGGCAAAAACCGTGAAGATTCCCGGCCCCGATCACCCCATCACGATCGAGCGCAATCCATCGCGCGTCGTGGTCATTGTCGCCGGCCGCACAGTCGCCGACACGCGAAGCGCGCTGACGCTGCGTGAAGCGCACTACCCGCCCGTGTTCTACGTCCCGAGAAAAGACGTCGACATGACGCTGCTCGAACGCACCGATCATTCGACGTACTGCCCGTACAAGGGCGATGCCGCGTACTTCTCGATTCCGTCGGGCGGCGAGCGCGCCGTCAATGCGATCTGGACCTACGAGTCGCCCTTTCCCGCCGTCGAGCCGATTCGCGATCACCTCGCGTTCTACCACGATCGTGTCGATTCGATCGAAGAACGTGCATAA
- the pqqD gene encoding pyrroloquinoline quinone biosynthesis peptide chaperone PqqD encodes MIPTPANAGANERPRLRDRFSLQRVPAQDAYVLLYPEGAVKLNPSAGEILTRCDGTRELDDIIGELEMLFNDSGLATDVYQFIDHARQRGWID; translated from the coding sequence ATGATTCCGACGCCAGCGAACGCCGGTGCGAACGAGCGCCCGCGGCTACGTGACCGATTCAGCCTGCAACGGGTGCCCGCGCAGGACGCGTATGTACTGCTGTATCCCGAGGGTGCGGTGAAGCTCAATCCGAGCGCGGGCGAAATTCTCACGCGCTGCGACGGCACGCGCGAACTCGACGACATCATCGGCGAACTGGAAATGCTCTTCAACGATTCGGGTCTCGCGACTGACGTGTATCAGTTCATCGATCACGCGCGGCAGCGCGGCTGGATCGATTGA
- a CDS encoding SDR family NAD(P)-dependent oxidoreductase, whose protein sequence is MTNLTGKTALVTGASRGIGRATAIALAKAGARVLVHYSSAEQAADSVVAAIRAAGGQADKVAADLRDAHGPHELAKRVRSLTGERLDILVANAGISKAALIEETTVEDFDDLFAVNVRAPFFLVQQLLPVLGDGSSVVLLSSLAARASVNNLSAYAATKGAVDTLVRHFASALGERGIRVNAIAPGVVETDMSNFAKTDAGRDFTLGMQALQRVAQPDDIAAAAVFLASDDARWITGDTLRVDGGSKL, encoded by the coding sequence ATGACCAATCTGACAGGCAAAACCGCGCTCGTGACGGGCGCATCTCGCGGCATCGGCCGCGCCACGGCCATCGCACTCGCCAAAGCAGGCGCGCGCGTGCTGGTCCACTACAGCAGCGCGGAGCAGGCCGCCGATTCCGTCGTTGCAGCCATCCGCGCGGCAGGCGGACAGGCGGACAAGGTCGCCGCCGATCTGCGCGACGCGCACGGACCGCATGAACTGGCGAAGCGCGTGCGCTCGCTGACAGGCGAACGGCTCGACATTCTCGTCGCGAACGCGGGCATCTCGAAGGCCGCGCTGATCGAAGAAACGACCGTCGAGGATTTCGACGACCTGTTCGCCGTCAACGTGCGCGCGCCGTTCTTCCTCGTGCAGCAATTGCTGCCCGTGCTGGGCGACGGCAGCAGCGTGGTGTTGCTGTCGTCGCTTGCGGCACGCGCGTCCGTGAACAATCTGTCGGCGTACGCTGCGACCAAGGGTGCCGTCGATACGCTCGTGCGCCACTTCGCGTCCGCGCTCGGCGAGCGTGGCATTCGCGTCAACGCGATTGCGCCGGGCGTCGTAGAAACGGATATGTCGAACTTCGCGAAGACAGACGCGGGCCGCGATTTCACGCTCGGCATGCAGGCGCTCCAACGCGTCGCGCAGCCCGACGATATCGCCGCCGCCGCCGTCTTCCTCGCCTCCGACGACGCGCGCTGGATCACGGGCGACACGTTGCGCGTCGACGGCGGATCGAAGCTCTGA
- the pqqA gene encoding pyrroloquinoline quinone precursor peptide PqqA encodes MQWTTPAYTDLRFGFEITMYIATR; translated from the coding sequence ATGCAGTGGACGACGCCCGCTTACACCGATCTGCGTTTCGGTTTCGAAATCACGATGTATATCGCCACCCGCTAA
- a CDS encoding SDR family NAD(P)-dependent oxidoreductase has protein sequence MNEQTVVLVTGALSGIGRATALAFARSKARLVISGRRTDEGHALADTLRALGAEAEFIEADVRFEDSVQSLVERTIARFGRLDIAVNAAGTEGESAPVVEQTIERYAAVFDANVLGTLLAMKHELRAMSAQRSGSIVNVSSTMGARGAAGASLYVASKHAVEGLTKSAALEAAAFGVRVNAVAPGPVQTPMLDRLTQTSERKAAFIDTVPLKRAGTPDEIAEAIVYVASASFMTGEVLRVNGGRTAS, from the coding sequence ATGAACGAACAGACAGTCGTGCTCGTCACCGGCGCGTTGAGCGGCATCGGTCGCGCGACCGCGCTCGCCTTCGCGCGCTCGAAAGCCCGCCTCGTGATTTCCGGCCGACGCACCGACGAAGGTCACGCACTTGCCGACACGCTGCGCGCGCTCGGCGCAGAAGCAGAGTTCATCGAGGCCGACGTGCGCTTCGAAGACAGCGTGCAATCGCTCGTCGAGCGCACGATCGCGCGCTTCGGCAGGCTGGACATCGCCGTGAACGCGGCAGGCACGGAAGGCGAAAGCGCGCCCGTCGTCGAACAGACGATTGAGCGCTACGCAGCCGTGTTCGACGCGAACGTGCTCGGCACCCTGCTCGCGATGAAGCACGAGCTGCGCGCGATGTCGGCGCAACGCAGCGGCAGCATCGTCAATGTGTCGTCGACGATGGGCGCGCGCGGTGCTGCGGGCGCGTCGCTGTATGTCGCCAGCAAGCACGCCGTCGAAGGACTGACGAAGTCGGCGGCGCTCGAAGCTGCGGCGTTCGGCGTGCGTGTCAACGCCGTCGCGCCCGGCCCCGTGCAAACGCCGATGCTCGACCGGCTCACGCAGACGTCCGAACGCAAGGCCGCGTTTATCGACACCGTGCCGCTCAAACGCGCCGGCACGCCCGACGAGATTGCGGAAGCCATCGTGTACGTGGCGTCGGCCAGCTTCATGACGGGCGAAGTGCTGCGCGTGAACGGCGGCCGGACTGCGTCGTAA
- a CDS encoding SDR family NAD(P)-dependent oxidoreductase, whose amino-acid sequence MNDLTGKTALVTGASRGIGRAIALALGRAGAQVLVHYSSNEAAADSVVAEIMASGGHAQKIAANLRIADGPHTLARHVRAIVGGRLDVLVANAGIATAASIEETTVDQFDDLFAVNVRAPFFLVQQLLPMLCKGSSVVLLSSLASRAAVGELAAYAATKGAVDTLVRHFASALGERGVRVNAVAPGVVATDMSSFVTTDAGRDYALSLQALKRVAQPDDIAGAVTFLASDSANWITGDTLRVDGGSKL is encoded by the coding sequence ATGAACGACCTCACAGGAAAAACCGCGCTCGTCACGGGCGCATCGCGCGGCATCGGGCGCGCCATCGCGCTCGCACTCGGCCGAGCCGGCGCGCAGGTGCTGGTGCACTACAGCAGCAACGAAGCGGCCGCCGATTCCGTCGTCGCCGAAATCATGGCGAGCGGCGGACATGCGCAGAAAATCGCCGCCAATCTGCGGATCGCCGACGGTCCGCACACGCTCGCCCGACATGTGCGCGCGATCGTCGGCGGAAGACTTGATGTGCTCGTCGCCAACGCGGGCATTGCCACTGCCGCGAGCATCGAAGAGACGACTGTCGACCAGTTCGACGACCTCTTCGCCGTCAACGTGCGCGCGCCCTTCTTCCTCGTGCAGCAGCTTCTGCCGATGCTATGCAAAGGCAGCAGCGTCGTGCTGCTGTCATCGCTGGCTTCGCGCGCTGCCGTTGGCGAGCTGGCCGCGTACGCCGCGACCAAGGGCGCCGTCGATACGCTCGTGCGCCACTTCGCTTCCGCGCTTGGCGAGCGCGGCGTGCGTGTGAACGCCGTCGCGCCCGGCGTCGTCGCGACCGACATGTCGAGCTTCGTGACCACCGACGCAGGCCGCGATTACGCGCTGAGCCTTCAGGCGTTGAAGCGCGTGGCGCAGCCCGACGATATCGCCGGCGCCGTAACGTTCCTTGCGTCTGACAGCGCGAACTGGATCACGGGCGACACGCTGCGCGTCGACGGCGGGTCGAAGCTCTGA